A stretch of DNA from Thermoanaerobaculia bacterium:
AGCAGGTGGCGGATCAGATTCGCGCGTTGATCGCCCGGGGGACCCTGCGGGACGGCGATCGCCTTCCGGCCACCCGGGAGCTCGCCGAGAGACTTGGCGTCAACCGGGGGGTGCTGCTGAAGGCGATCCGGGCCCTCGAGCAGGAGGGCGCCCTTCGCGCGCGCGTGGGGAGCGGAATCACGGTCGTCGCGACGGAGAGGGAGGGCGTCGGTCGATGGGAGCCCTCGTTCTCCTCGGCGATCCAAAGAGTCTCGGAATCGGATGGTTCCCCCTCCCGCGAGCCGATCGTCGCCGACTTTTCCCGCCTGGCCCCCGACGACCGCTACTTCCCGTACGACCGTTTCGCCGAGCTCCTCGCCGAGACGGGGCGCCGAAACCGCGAGCTGTGGCAGTACGCGGATCCCCACGGCCTTCCGGAGCTCCGCGCGGAGATCGCGCGGCGTTTGGCGGAGACGACGGGAGCGCCCTGGACGGACGAGAACGTGCTCGTCACGTCCGGGGCCCAGCAGGGGCTCGACCTCCTCTTCAAGGCGTTCGTCGACCCGGGCGACCTGGTGGCCGTCGAGTCGCCGACCTATCCCGGGATCATCCCGCTCCTGCGGTTCTACGGCGCCCGCGTCGCCGAGCTCCCCGTCGACGGCGCCCGCCGCGACCTCTCGGCGCTGTCGGGCCGCTCGGTCAAGCTCGTCTACGTCATGCCCGAGCGGCACAATCCGACCGGGGTCACGATGGACGCGGAGGGCCGACGCCGTTTCCTCGAAGCGGCCCGCGCGACCGGGGCGGTGATCGTCGAGGACGGGTACGACGCGCCGACCTCGGGGCTGCCGTCGCTTTCCGCGGCCGAGCCGGAACGCGTCGCGACCCTCGGCTCGTTCTCGAAGGAGCTCGTTCCCGGGTTCCGGCTCGGGTGGATCGCCGCCGACCGCCGCATCGTGCGGGCGGTCGCGCTCGCCAAGCAGGCGACCGACCTCCAGACGCCGCTTCCGATCCAGGCGGCCGTGCGCGCATTCCTGGCCGAGGGAGCGGACCGCGAAGTTCGCGCGCGCCGGGCGGAAGAGACGCAAGCGCGTCGGCGCGCTCTCGCCGCGGCGCTCGCGCGCGTGCTCCCGGAGATCCCGTATCTCGGCGGCACGCCCGGGCAGTCGCTCTTCTGGCTGCTCCTTCCGGCCGGGACGAGCGGCCGGGAGGCGGCGCGCCGCGCGCGCGAGAACGGGGTGGCGGTTTCCCCCGGAATCGATTTCGATCCGCTGGGCCGCGACGTCGCGGCGATTCGGCTTTCGGTCTCCCGCGTTCCGGCGGAGGCCATTCTCGAGGGCGTCGCGCGTCTCGCGCGGGCGTTGTGGCAACGGGAATCCCGTCCGGCGGGGCCGGTCGCGATTCCGACGATCTGAGGAGAGAAGGACATGGAGACCAAGGAAGATTTCCGGTTGAAGGTGGGGCTCGCCGAGATGTTGAAGGGCGGCGTCATCATGGACGTCGTCAACGCGGAACAGGCGCGAATCGCCGAAGACGCGGGCGCCGTCGCCGTGATGGCGCTCGAGCGCGTCCCCGCCGACATCCGCAAGGAAGGCGGGGTCGCGCGGATGTCGCCGGTGTCGAAGGTTCGGGAGATCCAGCAGGCCGTCTCGATCCCGGTCATGGCGAAATGCCGCATCGGCCACATCGCCGAAGCCCGGATCCTGGAGGCCCTGAAGGTGGATTTCATCGACGAGTCGGAAGTCCTCACTCCCGCCGACGAGGAGAACCACGTCTACAAACACGACTTCCGCGTGCCGTTCGTCTGCGGGTGCCGCAACCTCGGCGAGGCGCTGCGCCGGATCGGCGAAGGCGCCGCGATGATCCGGACGAAAGGGGAGGCGGGGACGGGCGACATCGTCCACGCCGTCAAGCATCTCCGGCAGGTCAACCGCGAGATGAAGATGCTCACCATGCTCACGCGCGACGAGCTGATGTCGGAAGCCAAGCGTCTGGGCGCGCCGTTCGAGCTCGTGCTCGAGGTCGCGCAGAAGGGAACCCTGCCGGTGCCCAACTTCGCCGCCGGCGGCATCGCGACTCCGGCGGACGCGGCGCTGTGCATGATGCTCGGCGCGGAGGCGGTTTTCGTGGGCTCGGGGATCTTCAAGTCGTCCGACCCGGCCGTCCGCGCGGCGGCGATCGTGAAGGCGACGACCCACTGGAAGGACGCCGACGCGCTCATCGAGGCTTCGGCCGAGCTCGGCGAGGCGATGAAAGGCCTCGACGCGGCCGCGCTTCCGGAATCGGAGCGGCTGCAGACCCGCGGATGGTAGGCGCGAGGCGCGAGCGCCTCGCGCACCCTACCCCCGTCCCCTCCCCACGTGGGGAGGGGTGGCGGAGCGCCGCGAAAGCGGCGCCCGTCGGCGTGCTGGCGATTCAGGGAGATTTCGCGCGCCACGCGGACGCCCTGGCTCGCGCCGGGGTCGAGAGCCGCGAGATCCGCCGGCCGGAGGAGCTCGCGTCCGTCTCCGGCCTCGTGCTTCCGGGCGGTGAATCGACGACGTACCTGAAATTCTTCGAGCGCGAGCCCGGATGGCGCGAGGCCCTCACCGAGTTCGCCGAAAGCGGAAAGCCCGTGCTCGCGACCTGCGCGGGGCTCATCCTGCTCGCCTCCCGGGTCGAGAACCCTCCGCAGCCGTCGCTCGGCGTGCTCGACGTGGACGTCGTGCGGAATGCCTATGGCCGCCAGCTCGATTCGTTCGTGGGGACCGCGACCGGCGAGGATGGCGCCGCGATCGAGGCGGTCTTCATCCGGGCGCCGAAGATCGCGCGCGTCGGACCGGGCGTCGAGGTCCTCGCCCGGGAAGGTGAGGATCCCGTCCTGGTCAGGAGGGAAAACGTCTACGGCGCGACGTTCCACCCGGAGCTCTCCGACGAGCCGTCGCTCCACCGACGGATCTTCGCCGGATGAACGCCGACGAGGTGCTCGAGGCGCTCGGTCTCGCCCGGCGCCTTCCGGACGTCCGGTATCTCTCGGATCTCTTCGACGCGTTCAACCGGACCGTCCCGTTCGAATCGGCGTCGAAGATCGTGCGAAACGCCGGCGTCGTGGGGATCGCCGAAAAGCCGCGCCTCCCGGAAGTCTTCTGGGCCGACCACCTCGAGTCCGGAACGGGAGGCACCTGTTTTGCGCGTGTCGCGGCGTTCGCCGCGCTCTCGGAGGCGCTCGGATTCCGGCCGGCGAAGATCCTGGGCGGGATCATGGGGCCGCGAAACCACGCCTCCGCCCTGTACGAGCTCGATGGGCGAACCTGGCTCGCCGATCCCGGCTATCCGCTTCCCCGGCTGATCCCGCTCGAGACGTCCGCCTTCGACACGCCGACCGGATCGTGCGAGTTCGAAGTGTCCGGCGGCTCGGCCGTGCTCCGGTTCGTCTCGGGCCCCGAATACGGACGGGTGATCGACTTCTCGTTCGATCCGGCTTCGGAGGACGAGTTCCGCGCCGCGTGGGAGAAGACGTTCTCGAAGACCTCCCTGTTCCTGAAGGAAGTCGTGCTGCGCCGCCCGGACGCGCACCGGGTCCTGCGCTACTTCCGCGGCGCGGTCGACGTCACCGACGCGTACTCCCGCGCCCGCATTCCTCTGCTCGCGGGACGCGCCGAAAAGCTGTCGGAGCTTTTCGGGATCGACCGCGCGGTCCTCGCGCGCGCCTTCGCGATCGCGGGAGATCCGGGTCCCGAGCGGGCGGCCGCGCGAATCGAAGCGTATGCCGAGGACGCGCAAGCCGAGCGCCGGTTCGCCGCGCTCGCGACCCCCGAGGGCTACCGCCGGTTCCTGACGGGGCTCGGAGAGGCGGATGTCGAGCGCACGGGCGACGGCCGGTGGCGGGCGGTGATCCGGCCCGAATCCGGCGCCCCCCTCGTCGAGGAGGTCGAGGTCGGGCCCGAGGACGTCATCCTCGCGCGCCGGTCGAGCGGACTCGCCGAAACGGGGTTCGCGCTCGAACGGAGCGCGGGCGCGCCGCGCCTCGTCCGATTCGCCGATCTCCCCGACGCGCGGGAAGAGTTCCTGAGCAACGACATGGGGCGCGGGAGGATCGCGGGGATACTCGCGATGGACCTCCTGGCACTTAGCCGGCTCTGGGCGAAATTCGAAATCCGAAGCACCAAATCCGAAACAAACCGGAAAATCTAAATTCCAATGACCGAGACTCGCAGCCCGGTTTCGAATTTCCGGTTTCGATATTCGTGCTTGTTTCGAGTTCCTCGTTTCGAGTTTCGAAGTTTCGGGTTTCGGATTTCGAGTTTCGGATCGGGTGCTTCGGATTTCGGGTTTCGGGTTTCGGATTTCTAGAACCGCAGGATCTGGCCCTCTTCGAGGAACCGCAGCCGCGGCATCTTCAGCGCCTTCACCTCGCGCCGGATCGCGGCGGCCGACGGCGGCTTCATGTGGTACAGGTAGACCGGCACGTCCTGCGCGGTCTTGGCGAGCTCGGCTTTGAGATACCGCGGGATCATGTGCTTCGAAACGCGGGCCACCGCCTCCTGGGCGTTCGAGAACGAGACCTCGAGAAAGATCGCCTTGAGGTCGTCGGCCGAATCGGCGGCCTTCCAGAGCGCGGCGGTGGGCCCGGTGTCTCCGGAGAAGAGCACGGAGCCGGAGTCGGCCGACACGAGGTAGCCGAACGTCGGGACGATGTGGTTGACCTTCACCGGCCGGAACGAGAGCCCGGCGGCGCGGTACTCCTTTCCCGGACCGATCGGACGGAAGCGGACCGTCGCCCGGCGGCGCGAGGGGAGCCGCGTGAAGTCGGGCCAGAGCGCGTCGTTGAAGAGGTGCCGCCGCAGCGCCGAGAGCACGGGAGCCGGGGCGGCGATCTCGATCGGCGTGCGCCGGCCGAAGACGTTCTCGAAGAAGAAAGGCAGGGTCGCGACGTGGTCGAAGTGCGCGTGCGTGACGACCACCCGGTCGATCCGGCGCTGCTCCGCCAACGAGAGGACGGGCGTGAGCGCGCCGGCGTCGAGCGCGGTCGTCCCGTTGATGAGAAACGTCGTCATCCGGCAGTTCGGAGCCGAGCCGCCGTAGGGCCCGACGACACGTATCCGGAGGCGTTTCTTCGCTTTTCCCCGCGTGATCAAGCGCCGGCGATTGTACCGCGGATCAGAACTCGGTCCCGATGTAGAACGAGGTCCGGAAGCCCGAAAGGGACTTGCGGAAGGTCCACTGCTTGGCGAAGTCCCAGTGCAGGTCGAGGCCGAGGAGGTTGATCGAGAATCCCCATCCGTAATCCGCCTTGCCGTTGACGAGCTCGTACGGCTGATACGTCGCGTTCGTCGTCCCGTTGATCGGATCGGAGTAGGTGATCTTGTGGCTCGACCCGTTCCAGAAACGCCAGGGGAAGGGACTCCCGTAGGCGAGATGCGCCGCGCCGACGTCGACGAAGACCTTCCCGCGGATGTTCTCGAGGGGAAGGCCGCCGAAGAGGACGATCCGGTCGATCAGCGGGAAGCGGTACTCGATGTTCCCGAAGGCGACCTCGGTCCCGATCTCCGAGCGGAAATCGTAGGCGCGCAGCGTGTCGACGCCGCCGAAATACGAGATGTCGGGGATCGTCCCCGTCGAGCGCACGCCGAAGGCGCGGAGGGCGATCGCGGAGCGCTTCGTGATCCGCAGGTACTGGCGGAAGTCGATCGCGACCGACTGCGTGAGCGTCCCCCCGCGCTTGATCGTGATCGGATTGCCGTTGAGGTCGAAGCCCACCGTGTCGGTTCCCGACTTCAGGTCCGGCGTGTAGGAATAGGAAAGCGCGTACCGGTGCCCGGCGAGGGGGCCGACGGCGCTGTAGAGCGTCTTGTCTCCCGTGAACGTCAGCGAGCCGGTCGGGTCGTCGTCCTTGCGGTTGGCGAAGATGATCGCCTGCGTCACCTGGTTGTTCTCGTTGATGTTGCTGACGGCGAACGGGAAGTCGATCGAGCGCGACACGTAGCCCAGGCTCGCCTCGACCCGATGGTAGCGGTCGAGCGGGTACGCCGCGAGCCCGAGAGCGCCCGTCTCGCGATAGAAGCGCCGGTCCCGCTGGATGAATCCCGTCGACGGGCTGCTCGAGAGGCCGACGAAGTACTCCCGGTCGTCGTAGAGCATTCCGCCGAGCTGCAGCCGGTGCTTCATGTTGTAGTAGATCAGGTGGACGTCGGTGTAGGACGAGATCGACTGCAGGCTGATGAGCGCGCGCCGGTCCCCGAGGTTGTCGGAAAAGAGCAGGCTCGTGTCGGAGAACAGCGTGCCGTCGCTGTTGACGCCGGCCGCGATGTTCGCGTTGTCGATGTACAGCTTGTGCGAAGGCTTCGCCTGGATCTTCTCCGGATCGAGCGAGACCTCGATCGCGGGGGTGTAGCGCGCCGTCGCGTGGGCGCCGACGCGGACGGGCGCGGGGTTCAGCGCCGCGAGCCGCTCGTACGTCTTCTGAACGTCGCCCACGTACAGCCCGTAACGCTGCCGGTAGAAGGAGCAGTAGGCGAGCTTCGCGATCCCGTCCTTCCCGACGTAAACGCTCGGCTGGAATGCGCCGCCGATCACGTTGGTGTGCTGCCAGGTCTCGCCGGTCGAGAGGTCCACGGAGAAGATGTTGTAAACGCCGCCGTCGCGATCCGAGGTGAAGAAGAGACGGGCGCCGTCGGGGGAGACGAACGCATCCTCGTCGTTCCAGTCGCCGAACGTGACCTGTTCCTTGACCGCCGGGTTGGCCGGGTCGACGCGGAAGATCTTCGCGAAGGTCCCGGAGGTCGAGGAGTAGTAGATCCATTTCCCGTCCGGCGACCACGTGGGCGCGACGTCGTACCCCTCGTCGTCGGTGACGTTCGTGAGGACGCGCGAGTCGAGGTCGTACGACCAGATGTCGAACCGGCCGTTGGCGACGCCCGAGAAGACGACCTTCTTCCCGTCGGGGGAGTAGCTCGGGGCGAGCTCCTGGTCGACGGTCGGAAAAGGCACTTCGCGCTCGAGCTTTCCCGAAAGGACGTTCCAGACGGCGAGGACGCGCCCGCGCTCGCGCCGCACGAACGCCGCGATGTGGTTGCCGTCGGGCGAGACCGTGATCGTCCGGCCCGGAGCGTCGAGACTGATCGTGACCGCCTGGGCGATCAGGTACTCGTAGCGGGTCGTGTACCCCTTCGAAAGGTTCCGGAAGAGCTTGCGGTCGCGGGTCGAGAAGACGACGACGTCCGGACTCGGATTGAGCGTCGGCACGGAGAGGTCGTAGGTCGAGACCGCGGCCATGAAGTCCCCCGACGGGAACGGCACGGGCGAGACGTCCCAGGAGAAGGCCGTCTGGTTCTCCTTGATGCGGAACGGCTCGCCGAAGTCGACGGGCTCCCCCTTCGACGTGAGGACGGGGAGATATCGCTGGCGGAGATAGCGGCGGAAACGGATGTCGAAATCCTCGGCGGAAAGTCCGAAGGCGCGCTTGATCACGCGCTGGGCGCCGCCGGCGAGGCTCGTCCGCCACTCGTAAACGAAGTCGCGGACCGCGTCCTTGCCCCACTCGTGCTCGATGAAATCGAAGACCGCGTGCCCGAACCGGTAGGCGAAATACGGGTTGATCTGCTGTCCGCGCGCGATCGCCGGCACGTTGTCGGTGATCACCGCGTCGCGCAGGTACATCCGGGAGCGGTTCGTCTCATCGTGGCCGTAGTACGAGGCGAGGCCCTCCATGAACCACTGGGGGATCGGCGAGGTGACCGCGCGCAGGAAGTTGCCCTGGAAGAGGATCTCGAACTCGAAGACGTGCGTGAGCTCGTGCTGGATCACGGTCTGGAGATACGCGTCGGGCACGTCGATCGGGAGGACCATCCGGTCGCGCGACGGGAGCGCGAACGCGCCCGTGCCCTCGTCGATGAAGTCGAGCTCGGTGTTGGTCTGCTCGAACTCCGAGTGGCTCGAGTAGTAGATGAGGGGAATCGGGTGGGGAATCTGGTAGTTGAGCGAGCGCGAGAGCTCGTCGTACGCGCTCTCGGCGAACGAGGCGACCTTCTCGAGCGACCCCTTTTCCTTCGGGTAGAAGTAGATCTGGAAGTGCGTCGACCGGTAGATCGACCAGTCGAACCGGTCATAGGCGATCTTGTTCTGGCCGAACTGCGCGGATGCGGGCGCGGCCGCCGCCGCGAGCGCCGCCGCCATCACGACTCGCCGCAAGAGCTTTCTCATCGGTTCACCGCGTGAAGAGGTAGCGTTGCACCGCGCGCTCGCGCGGCACGAACATGTTCAGAACCTGGTCCTCGAGCGAGAAGAGATTCTGGAAGAGGCCGAGCAGCTCGTCCGCGCGGCGGCGATTGCGCTCGCGGAAGTCCTTGAACTCGTCCTGAAGGAGCCGGTCCCCGGTCTTCCCGTCGAAGACCAGGAAGACGATGTCGAAGAGAAACCCGGTCCGCTCGACGTAGATCTGGCGGAAGGAGGTCTGGCCGGTCACGGGGGACACGTATTCCTCGGTCTTGTAGCCGGCCGAGTCTTCGACCTTGAACTCGAGCGATCCGGAGACGACGACGTCGGCCGAGCTCTTCTGTCCGACCGAGCGCCAGAAGTCGTTGGCGCGCGAAACCGCGACGAGCTCCCGCGAGGGGAGCGCGACCGTCGTGCCGAGGTCGATCACCTGCAGCTTCGTCTTCTTCTTGAGGATCTGGATCAGGTACCGGTGGAACTCCGCCTGGAGGTCGATCGCCGCCAGGTCCGCCTTGTCCTTCGGCTTGTCCGCGGTCGCGACGATGAGGAAGGGGGCGATCGCGACGCGCTCGTTCCCCTTGAGCGGAATGCGAGGCTTCAGCGGCAGCTTCATCTTCACCAGGTGCACGCCGGCGCAGCCGGCGGCGATCGCGGCGGCGGCGAGAGGGAGAAGGAGGAGACGCCGCTTACGGAGCAGAGCTCACCTTCCCGACCTTCTTCGTGTAGGCGGTGTAGAACTCCGCGAATCGCGTGTAGTTCCGGCGGATGCTCTTGTCGGCCGAATCGAGCGACACGGCCTTCTTGTACTGCTCGAACGCGGCGGGGAAATCGCCGTTGGCTTCGAGCGCGACGGCGAGATCGTTGCGGGCGCGGGCGTTGTTCGGCTCCCGGTCGACGACCTTCTGGAAACGGAAACGGGCCTCCTGCCAGAACCCGAGGCGCGCCATGCGCGCACCGTAGCGGAGCTCCTTCGCCGGCGCCGGCTCCTTCGCGCGTCCCGAGGCGCACGCGGAGAGCAGGAGCGCAACGGCCAGAGCGAGCCCGATCGAGTTCCTCAATCCGCGGGCCACACGCCTCCCTCGAAACCGGCTCGTATTCTATCCGTCTCCGCGGCGGCCCGGATTCTTTTTAGAATGGCGCAATGCCCGTCGCCGAAACCGCGCGCCTCGCCCTCGCCTGGTCGAAGATCCCGGGGCTGTCGCTTCGCCGGTTCTGGAAGGCGTGCGACGCCGCGGGCGGATGGCGCGAGCTCGTCGGCGGGGAGCCTTCGCGGTGGGCGGGTGTTGTTCGCTCGGAAACGGCGGCCCGGCTGCTCGCCCGGCCGTTCGACGTCGATGTCTCGGCGGAGGTCGCCGCCGCCGAGCGATCGGGATTCCGCCTGCTCAACCCGTTCGAGGGCGCGTACCCGGCGCTCCTGCGCGAGATCCCCGACGCGCCGCTCGTCCTCTGGGCCGCGGGCGATCCGGAGCGCCTGGCGCTTCCCGCCGTGGCGATCGTCGGGGCGCGCGCGGCGACGCGGTACGGCCGGGAAGTGGCCGCGCGCATCGCCGCCGACCTCTCCCTTGCCGGCGTGTGCATCGTCTCCGGTATGGCGCGGGGGGTCGATGCGGCGGCCCACGCGGCCGCCATCGGGAATCCCGGAGGGACGATCGCGGTTCTGGGATCGGGAGTCGACGTCCCTTATCCGAAGGAGAATGCCGAGCTGTGGAGGCGGATCGCCGCCGACGGGCTCGTCCTTTCGGAGCAGCCGCCGGGGACGAGGCCGCTGCCGGCGAATTTCCCGGTGCGCAACCGGGTGATCGCCGGGATGGCGTCGGGAATCGTGGTGGTCGAGGCGGCGCGGCGGAGCGGGTCGCTCATCACGGCGCGGCTCGCCAACGACTTCGGGCGGGACGTCTTCGCGGTCCCCGGCTCGATCCGCTCGGAATCGTCGGACGGGTGCCATGCCCTCCTTCGGGACGGCGCGATCCTCTGCCGGGGCGCCGAAGACGTCCTGACGGAGCTCTTCCCGTCGGTGGGAACGCGCCCGGTCGAAAGCGGCCCGGCGGCGGGTCTCGAGGGGGAGGCGGCGCGGGTCGTCGCCGCGATGGCCGGGGACGAAGCGTGGGACGCCGACGACCTCGCGGAGGCCACGCAGATCCCGACATCCTCGCTGCTCGCGATCCTTTTCGACCTCGAGGCGAGGGGGGTGCTCCGATGCCTTCCGGGGGGGCTCTACGCCCTCGCCGGGGGCGGGAGGCCTTGACAGGCACCGTATGATCCGCGTTTTACGCCGCACGGGCGGGTTTCGGCCGTCCGAGCTCCGTTCGGGAAGGAATGAACAACATTGGTTAAATCTCTCGTCATCGTGGAATCGCCCGCCAAGGCGCGGACGCTCGAGAAGTTCCTCGGGAAGGACTTCAAGGTGCTCGCGTCCTACGGCCACGTCCGCGATCTGCCCCGAAAGGGCCTCG
This window harbors:
- a CDS encoding PLP-dependent aminotransferase family protein, coding for MSQLVHDLYTPVQPADLRPLPEQVADQIRALIARGTLRDGDRLPATRELAERLGVNRGVLLKAIRALEQEGALRARVGSGITVVATEREGVGRWEPSFSSAIQRVSESDGSPSREPIVADFSRLAPDDRYFPYDRFAELLAETGRRNRELWQYADPHGLPELRAEIARRLAETTGAPWTDENVLVTSGAQQGLDLLFKAFVDPGDLVAVESPTYPGIIPLLRFYGARVAELPVDGARRDLSALSGRSVKLVYVMPERHNPTGVTMDAEGRRRFLEAARATGAVIVEDGYDAPTSGLPSLSAAEPERVATLGSFSKELVPGFRLGWIAADRRIVRAVALAKQATDLQTPLPIQAAVRAFLAEGADREVRARRAEETQARRRALAAALARVLPEIPYLGGTPGQSLFWLLLPAGTSGREAARRARENGVAVSPGIDFDPLGRDVAAIRLSVSRVPAEAILEGVARLARALWQRESRPAGPVAIPTI
- the pdxS gene encoding pyridoxal 5'-phosphate synthase lyase subunit PdxS; the protein is METKEDFRLKVGLAEMLKGGVIMDVVNAEQARIAEDAGAVAVMALERVPADIRKEGGVARMSPVSKVREIQQAVSIPVMAKCRIGHIAEARILEALKVDFIDESEVLTPADEENHVYKHDFRVPFVCGCRNLGEALRRIGEGAAMIRTKGEAGTGDIVHAVKHLRQVNREMKMLTMLTRDELMSEAKRLGAPFELVLEVAQKGTLPVPNFAAGGIATPADAALCMMLGAEAVFVGSGIFKSSDPAVRAAAIVKATTHWKDADALIEASAELGEAMKGLDAAALPESERLQTRGW
- the pdxT gene encoding pyridoxal 5'-phosphate synthase glutaminase subunit PdxT — protein: MVGARRERLAHPTPVPSPRGEGWRSAAKAAPVGVLAIQGDFARHADALARAGVESREIRRPEELASVSGLVLPGGESTTYLKFFEREPGWREALTEFAESGKPVLATCAGLILLASRVENPPQPSLGVLDVDVVRNAYGRQLDSFVGTATGEDGAAIEAVFIRAPKIARVGPGVEVLAREGEDPVLVRRENVYGATFHPELSDEPSLHRRIFAG
- a CDS encoding arylamine N-acetyltransferase translates to MNADEVLEALGLARRLPDVRYLSDLFDAFNRTVPFESASKIVRNAGVVGIAEKPRLPEVFWADHLESGTGGTCFARVAAFAALSEALGFRPAKILGGIMGPRNHASALYELDGRTWLADPGYPLPRLIPLETSAFDTPTGSCEFEVSGGSAVLRFVSGPEYGRVIDFSFDPASEDEFRAAWEKTFSKTSLFLKEVVLRRPDAHRVLRYFRGAVDVTDAYSRARIPLLAGRAEKLSELFGIDRAVLARAFAIAGDPGPERAAARIEAYAEDAQAERRFAALATPEGYRRFLTGLGEADVERTGDGRWRAVIRPESGAPLVEEVEVGPEDVILARRSSGLAETGFALERSAGAPRLVRFADLPDAREEFLSNDMGRGRIAGILAMDLLALSRLWAKFEIRSTKSETNRKI
- a CDS encoding 3',5'-cyclic-nucleotide phosphodiesterase, whose product is MITRGKAKKRLRIRVVGPYGGSAPNCRMTTFLINGTTALDAGALTPVLSLAEQRRIDRVVVTHAHFDHVATLPFFFENVFGRRTPIEIAAPAPVLSALRRHLFNDALWPDFTRLPSRRRATVRFRPIGPGKEYRAAGLSFRPVKVNHIVPTFGYLVSADSGSVLFSGDTGPTAALWKAADSADDLKAIFLEVSFSNAQEAVARVSKHMIPRYLKAELAKTAQDVPVYLYHMKPPSAAAIRREVKALKMPRLRFLEEGQILRF
- a CDS encoding tetratricopeptide repeat protein yields the protein MRNSIGLALAVALLLSACASGRAKEPAPAKELRYGARMARLGFWQEARFRFQKVVDREPNNARARNDLAVALEANGDFPAAFEQYKKAVSLDSADKSIRRNYTRFAEFYTAYTKKVGKVSSAP
- the dprA gene encoding DNA-processing protein DprA; translated protein: MPVAETARLALAWSKIPGLSLRRFWKACDAAGGWRELVGGEPSRWAGVVRSETAARLLARPFDVDVSAEVAAAERSGFRLLNPFEGAYPALLREIPDAPLVLWAAGDPERLALPAVAIVGARAATRYGREVAARIAADLSLAGVCIVSGMARGVDAAAHAAAIGNPGGTIAVLGSGVDVPYPKENAELWRRIAADGLVLSEQPPGTRPLPANFPVRNRVIAGMASGIVVVEAARRSGSLITARLANDFGRDVFAVPGSIRSESSDGCHALLRDGAILCRGAEDVLTELFPSVGTRPVESGPAAGLEGEAARVVAAMAGDEAWDADDLAEATQIPTSSLLAILFDLEARGVLRCLPGGLYALAGGGRP